One window of Erwinia aphidicola genomic DNA carries:
- the phnE gene encoding phosphonate ABC transporter, permease protein PhnE yields MTNPDFERYYQQIRGRQKRDTLLWSLTLAALYLASGNMAEFNLHTVWVSMPHFFDYLGETIPVLHPDKLFADSHTEGSFAYWGYRLHIQLPLIWETLQLALAATLVSVLIAGMLAFLAASNTQTPRGLSFAIRSSVAFLRTMPELAWAVMFVMAFGIGVIPGFLALALHTIGSLTKLFYEAIESASDKPVRGLAACGASSLQRMRFALWPQVKPVFLSYGFMRLEVNFRQSTILGLVGAGGIGQELMTNIKLDRYDQVSMTLLLIIVVVSLLDTFSGKIRQRVVEGKNA; encoded by the coding sequence ATGACCAATCCCGACTTTGAACGTTACTATCAGCAGATCCGCGGCAGGCAAAAGCGCGACACCCTGCTGTGGTCGCTGACGCTGGCCGCGCTCTATCTGGCCTCCGGCAATATGGCGGAATTTAATCTGCACACCGTATGGGTGTCGATGCCGCACTTCTTTGATTACCTCGGCGAAACCATACCGGTGCTGCACCCGGACAAGCTGTTTGCCGACAGCCATACCGAAGGGTCGTTCGCTTACTGGGGTTACCGTCTGCACATCCAGCTGCCGCTGATTTGGGAAACCCTGCAGCTGGCGCTGGCGGCGACGCTGGTCTCGGTGCTTATCGCCGGGATGCTGGCCTTCCTTGCCGCCAGCAATACCCAGACTCCGCGCGGATTGAGCTTTGCCATCCGCAGCAGCGTGGCTTTTCTGCGCACCATGCCCGAGCTGGCGTGGGCGGTAATGTTTGTGATGGCGTTTGGTATTGGGGTAATCCCCGGCTTCCTGGCGCTGGCGCTGCACACCATTGGCAGCCTGACCAAGCTGTTCTATGAGGCGATAGAAAGCGCTTCCGATAAGCCGGTACGCGGGCTGGCCGCCTGCGGTGCCTCGTCGCTGCAGCGCATGCGTTTTGCCCTGTGGCCGCAGGTGAAACCGGTATTTCTCTCCTACGGATTTATGCGCCTGGAGGTCAACTTCCGTCAGTCAACCATTCTCGGGCTGGTGGGCGCGGGGGGGATCGGCCAGGAGCTGATGACCAATATTAAACTCGACCGCTACGACCAGGTGAGCATGACGCTGCTGCTGATTATCGTGGTGGTGTCGCTGCTGGATACTTTCTCCGGCAAGATCCGCCAGCGCGTGGTAGAGGGGAAAAACGCATGA
- a CDS encoding TenA family protein has translation MTERFTETLRSLSQPRWSQAVSHRFVHELYHGTVDRQVMITYLVQDHRFLDSFLTLVGAAIASADSVDARLRFGRCAGMVSSEENTYFLRAFDALDVSAAQRHNTPDSAPTAGFKALMLEAAETRSYAAILTVLNVAEWLYLDWAAQAPQPLPTSFVHAEWITLHDNPDFREFVAFLRRELDRVGPAQRAQCEAFFQRAVTLELAFFDAAYA, from the coding sequence ATGACCGAACGTTTTACCGAAACACTGCGCAGTTTAAGCCAGCCACGCTGGTCACAGGCCGTCTCGCATCGCTTTGTGCACGAGCTGTATCATGGCACCGTCGACCGCCAGGTGATGATCACCTACCTGGTTCAGGATCACCGTTTTCTCGACAGCTTTCTCACCTTAGTCGGTGCCGCTATTGCCAGCGCCGACAGCGTTGACGCGCGGCTGCGCTTTGGCCGCTGCGCTGGAATGGTCTCCTCCGAGGAGAATACCTATTTCCTGCGCGCTTTCGACGCGCTGGACGTCAGCGCGGCGCAGCGTCACAACACGCCCGATAGCGCACCCACCGCCGGGTTTAAGGCACTGATGCTGGAAGCGGCGGAAACCCGCAGCTATGCGGCGATCCTCACCGTGCTTAACGTCGCCGAATGGCTCTACCTTGACTGGGCCGCGCAGGCACCACAGCCGCTGCCAACGAGTTTTGTTCATGCCGAGTGGATTACGCTGCACGATAACCCCGACTTCCGCGAATTCGTGGCTTTCCTGCGGCGTGAACTCGATCGCGTCGGGCCAGCCCAGCGTGCGCAGTGCGAGGCGTTTTTCCAGCGCGCAGTCACGCTGGAGCTGGCATTTTTCGACGCGGCTTACGCCTAA
- a CDS encoding glycosyltransferase family 8 protein yields MMAWVTLLTQPGYVVGVEALQKSLRAVESRYPLVVMVTENIDAAARQVLEQQGCLLRDVAPLSPNPSLANSYANARFAEVWTKLAAWTLTEFERVAFLDADMLVTQNMDELFTQPLAPDTIAACHACRCNPNRIASYPADWVPENCFYSWCEGVDHVEQLDKVDNYLNGGFLLLKPDRAVFDEMLAQLAALDDLSGFLFAEQDFLNQFYHGRWQPLPYLYNALKTLPHQHPKIWDLARVKNIHYIIDKPWDKQPEPGDRYYELHQLWWDRVRD; encoded by the coding sequence ATGATGGCATGGGTTACCCTGCTGACGCAGCCGGGCTATGTGGTTGGCGTAGAGGCGCTGCAGAAATCGTTGCGCGCCGTGGAGAGCCGCTATCCGCTGGTGGTGATGGTGACGGAAAATATTGATGCCGCCGCCCGTCAGGTGCTGGAACAGCAAGGCTGCCTGCTGCGTGATGTCGCCCCGCTTAGCCCCAATCCCTCACTCGCCAACAGCTATGCCAACGCGCGTTTCGCCGAGGTGTGGACCAAGCTGGCGGCGTGGACGCTGACGGAGTTTGAGCGCGTGGCGTTTCTGGATGCGGATATGCTGGTGACGCAGAACATGGATGAGCTGTTCACCCAGCCGCTGGCGCCCGACACTATCGCGGCGTGCCACGCCTGCCGCTGCAATCCCAACCGTATTGCCAGCTATCCGGCCGACTGGGTGCCGGAAAACTGCTTCTACAGCTGGTGTGAAGGCGTGGACCATGTTGAGCAGCTGGACAAGGTGGATAACTATCTGAATGGCGGTTTCCTGCTGCTGAAGCCGGACCGCGCGGTATTTGACGAGATGCTGGCCCAGCTGGCGGCGCTGGACGACCTGTCCGGTTTTCTGTTTGCCGAGCAGGACTTCCTCAATCAGTTTTATCACGGCCGCTGGCAGCCGCTGCCTTACCTTTACAACGCGCTGAAAACGTTGCCGCACCAGCACCCGAAAATCTGGGATCTGGCGCGGGTGAAGAATATCCATTACATCATCGATAAACCCTGGGATAAACAGCCCGAGCCGGGCGACCGTTATTACGAGCTGCATCAGCTATGGTGGGACCGGGTGCGCGATTGA
- a CDS encoding methyl-accepting chemotaxis protein: MFSTIASGITSRLAWQKRSHSSATLDSLNDSIAMIEFMADGTIITANALFLEKMGYKSDEIVGQHHSMFCTPDLLRSRQYQQFWMRLNRGESFSDKFLRVAKDNRPVWLEANYVPVRDRHGRVFKIVKLATDITSRIIDAQEQRAMTNAIERSMAVIAFNLKGEVLKANDNFLKTMGYRASEVIGTHHSQFCSAELRSSPDYTLFWQKLNRGEFISGQFQRVNKQGATIWLRATYNPVFDDSGELYKVVKFATDVTAQVEKNQLERDAAQQAYQTALQTSESSMRGASVIANSVQTMNELAGELHGISGDITGLGDSSDSIGQIVSSIRRIADQTNLLALNAAVEAARAGTHGRSFAVVANEVRTLAQNINRATSEIEQRVQQNHLLASKAQKGITSNLQRADRGLALVQEAGGVIADIRDSSDDVVRAIGHVTEALKSD; encoded by the coding sequence ATGTTTTCTACTATTGCATCAGGAATCACGTCACGCCTTGCGTGGCAGAAACGCTCACACTCTTCTGCCACGCTCGACTCGTTAAACGACTCTATCGCCATGATTGAATTCATGGCCGATGGCACCATTATCACCGCTAATGCCCTGTTTCTGGAGAAGATGGGTTATAAATCAGATGAGATAGTTGGCCAGCATCACAGCATGTTCTGTACGCCGGATCTGCTGCGGTCGCGCCAGTATCAGCAGTTCTGGATGCGCCTGAATCGGGGGGAAAGCTTCAGCGATAAGTTTCTGCGCGTGGCGAAAGACAATCGACCGGTGTGGCTCGAAGCCAACTATGTTCCGGTGCGGGATCGTCACGGTCGCGTGTTCAAAATCGTCAAGCTCGCTACCGACATTACCTCACGCATTATCGACGCCCAGGAGCAGCGGGCAATGACCAATGCGATTGAACGCTCGATGGCGGTGATTGCCTTTAACCTGAAGGGTGAAGTGCTGAAAGCCAACGACAACTTTCTCAAAACCATGGGATATCGCGCCAGCGAAGTTATCGGCACGCACCACAGCCAGTTCTGCTCTGCCGAGCTGCGCAGCAGCCCGGATTACACACTGTTCTGGCAGAAGCTTAACCGCGGTGAGTTTATTTCCGGCCAGTTCCAGCGTGTGAATAAGCAAGGTGCCACTATCTGGCTGCGCGCCACCTATAACCCGGTGTTCGATGACAGCGGTGAGCTGTATAAAGTGGTGAAATTCGCCACCGACGTCACCGCCCAGGTGGAGAAAAACCAGCTGGAGCGCGATGCCGCCCAGCAGGCTTATCAAACCGCCCTGCAAACCAGCGAGAGCAGCATGCGCGGCGCCAGCGTCATTGCCAACAGCGTGCAGACCATGAACGAGCTGGCGGGTGAACTGCACGGCATTTCCGGTGATATCACCGGGCTGGGCGACTCCTCGGACAGTATCGGGCAGATTGTCAGCAGCATTCGCCGCATCGCCGACCAGACCAACCTGCTGGCACTCAATGCGGCGGTAGAGGCCGCGCGCGCAGGCACGCACGGCCGCAGCTTTGCCGTGGTCGCCAATGAAGTGCGCACGCTGGCGCAAAACATCAATCGCGCCACCAGCGAAATCGAACAGAGGGTGCAGCAGAATCACCTGCTGGCGAGCAAGGCGCAGAAAGGCATCACCTCAAATCTGCAGCGTGCCGACCGCGGCCTGGCGCTGGTGCAGGAAGCCGGCGGCGTGATTGCCGATATCCGCGACAGCTCCGACGACGTCGTTCGCGCCATTGGCCACGTCACCGAAGCGTTAAAAAGCGATTAG
- the phnE gene encoding phosphonate ABC transporter, permease protein PhnE gives MIGLIGNEQLDGMKQQHQALFAVQKRYLRKTALIAAAILLYYVFFFAAFGISWQQLTVGMGQLGHYFLRMFVWHDVANWPFAYYFGQIFITIAIVFAGTITATVIALPLSFLAARNVMHSPVLRPVALLMRRLLDILRGIDMAIWGLIFVRAVGMGPLAGVLAIIMQDVGLLGKLYAEGHEAVERSPGRGLTAVGANSLQKHRYGIFTQSFPAFLALSLYQIESNTRSAAVLGFVGAGGVGLVYAENMRLWNWDVVMFITLIMVVIVMAMDHLSAKLRKRYIRGQAVPLFGQE, from the coding sequence ATGATTGGACTGATTGGTAATGAACAGCTGGACGGCATGAAGCAGCAGCATCAGGCGCTGTTTGCCGTACAGAAGCGCTACCTGCGCAAAACCGCGCTGATTGCCGCCGCCATTTTGCTCTATTACGTTTTCTTTTTTGCTGCGTTCGGTATCAGCTGGCAGCAGCTGACTGTTGGCATGGGGCAGCTGGGGCACTATTTCCTGCGCATGTTTGTCTGGCATGACGTGGCAAACTGGCCGTTTGCCTACTACTTCGGCCAGATCTTTATCACCATTGCCATTGTGTTTGCCGGCACCATCACCGCGACGGTGATTGCGCTTCCGCTGTCGTTCCTGGCGGCGCGTAACGTGATGCATTCGCCCGTGCTGCGCCCGGTGGCGCTGCTGATGCGGCGGCTGCTGGATATTCTGCGCGGGATTGATATGGCGATCTGGGGGTTGATTTTCGTGCGGGCAGTGGGCATGGGGCCGCTGGCCGGGGTACTGGCAATTATCATGCAGGACGTGGGCCTGCTGGGGAAGCTGTACGCGGAGGGGCACGAAGCGGTGGAGCGCTCACCGGGGCGCGGGCTGACGGCGGTGGGCGCCAACAGCCTGCAAAAACACCGTTACGGTATCTTTACCCAGTCGTTTCCGGCGTTTCTGGCGCTCAGCCTGTATCAGATTGAGTCAAACACCCGCTCAGCGGCAGTGCTCGGCTTTGTCGGCGCGGGTGGAGTGGGGCTGGTGTATGCCGAGAATATGCGACTGTGGAACTGGGATGTGGTGATGTTTATCACCCTGATTATGGTGGTGATTGTGATGGCGATGGACCACCTGTCCGCGAAGCTGCGTAAGCGCTATATCCGCGGCCAGGCAGTACCATTGTTTGGCCAGGAATAA
- the phnC gene encoding phosphonate ABC transporter ATP-binding protein, producing MAQALLKIAPTQHTVPQTALRPKVLAVSGLGKSYGTQNPVLHDINFDLYGGELVAVIGRSGAGKSTLLHVLNGTIPASEGEIINFRNNGQQQNIVELNSRQMRQWRSDCGMIFQDFCLVPRLDVLTNVLLGRLSQTSTLKSFFKVFPDADRARAIGLLEWLNMLPQALQRAENLSGGQMQRVAICRALMQNPKILLADEPVASLDPKNTRRIMDVLRQVSDNGISVMVNLHSVELVKEYCTRAIGIAKGRIVFDGHPGDLTDDLLYTLYGDDNQQRN from the coding sequence ATGGCACAGGCACTGTTAAAAATTGCCCCCACGCAGCATACGGTTCCGCAAACGGCGCTCCGCCCGAAAGTGCTGGCGGTGAGTGGCCTTGGCAAGTCCTACGGCACGCAGAATCCTGTCCTGCACGATATCAATTTCGACCTGTATGGCGGTGAGCTGGTGGCGGTAATTGGGCGTTCCGGTGCCGGGAAGTCCACGCTGCTACACGTGCTGAACGGCACTATTCCGGCCAGCGAAGGGGAGATCATTAACTTCCGCAATAATGGACAGCAGCAGAACATCGTTGAGCTGAACTCCCGTCAGATGCGCCAGTGGCGCAGCGACTGCGGCATGATCTTCCAGGACTTCTGCCTGGTGCCGCGCCTGGATGTGCTGACCAATGTCCTGCTGGGCCGCCTGAGCCAGACCTCGACGCTGAAATCATTCTTTAAGGTGTTTCCCGATGCCGATCGCGCTCGTGCGATTGGCCTGCTGGAGTGGCTGAATATGCTGCCGCAGGCGCTGCAGCGCGCCGAAAATCTTTCCGGTGGGCAGATGCAGCGCGTGGCGATCTGCCGGGCGCTGATGCAGAACCCTAAAATTCTGCTGGCCGATGAGCCGGTCGCCTCGCTCGACCCGAAAAATACCCGCCGCATTATGGACGTGCTGCGCCAGGTAAGCGACAACGGCATCAGCGTGATGGTCAACCTGCACTCGGTTGAGCTGGTGAAAGAGTACTGTACGCGCGCCATTGGCATTGCTAAGGGGCGCATTGTGTTTGACGGGCATCCGGGCGATTTGACCGACGATCTGCTCTATACCCTGTATGGCGACGACAACCAGCAACGTAATTAA
- the phnD gene encoding phosphonate ABC transporter substrate-binding protein, which yields MKKIILTAAIATVFAANVSAADAPKELNLGILGGQNATQQIGDNQCVKAFFDKELNVDTKLRNSSDYSGVIQGLLGGKVDMVLSMSPSSYASVYINDPKAVDVVGIVVDDADKSRGYHSVVVVKADSPYKTLADLKGKSFGMADPDSTSGFLIPNQSFKKDFGGSVDDKYNGHFSSVTFSGGHEQDVLGVLNGQFDGAVTWASMIGDYNTGYTSGAFTRMIRAGQPDLMKKIRIIWQSPLIPNGPILVSNKLPADFKAKLITAIKKLDKEQHSCFVKAVGGAQHIGPATVADYQAIIDMKRELTKAR from the coding sequence ATGAAAAAAATCATTCTTACCGCAGCGATTGCGACAGTTTTTGCCGCTAATGTTTCAGCTGCCGATGCACCAAAGGAACTGAATTTAGGCATCCTCGGCGGCCAGAACGCCACGCAGCAGATTGGTGATAACCAGTGCGTGAAGGCGTTCTTCGATAAAGAGCTGAACGTGGATACCAAACTGCGCAACTCTTCAGACTACTCTGGGGTGATTCAGGGGCTGCTGGGTGGCAAAGTGGATATGGTGTTGAGCATGTCACCCTCGTCTTATGCCTCGGTGTACATCAACGATCCGAAAGCGGTCGACGTGGTGGGCATCGTGGTTGACGACGCCGACAAATCACGCGGTTACCATTCGGTGGTGGTGGTGAAAGCGGACAGCCCGTACAAAACGCTGGCCGATCTGAAAGGGAAATCTTTTGGCATGGCAGACCCGGACTCGACCTCCGGCTTCCTGATCCCCAACCAGAGCTTTAAGAAAGATTTTGGCGGCTCGGTGGATGACAAATATAACGGCCACTTCTCCAGCGTCACCTTCTCCGGCGGCCACGAGCAGGATGTGCTCGGCGTGCTGAACGGCCAGTTTGACGGCGCGGTAACCTGGGCTTCAATGATCGGCGACTACAACACCGGCTACACCAGCGGCGCATTCACCCGCATGATCCGTGCCGGTCAGCCTGACCTGATGAAGAAAATTCGTATTATCTGGCAATCGCCGCTGATCCCGAACGGCCCGATTCTGGTCAGCAACAAGCTGCCGGCTGATTTTAAAGCGAAGCTGATTACCGCCATCAAAAAACTGGATAAAGAGCAGCACAGCTGCTTCGTGAAGGCCGTGGGCGGCGCACAGCACATTGGTCCGGCGACCGTGGCTGACTACCAGGCGATTATCGATATGAAACGCGAGCTGACCAAAGCCCGCTAA
- a CDS encoding TetR family transcriptional regulator: protein MPAPAKRKNDPEGLKKRILASALATFAEFGLQGARMEQIAENAQTTKRMVVYHFSNKEQLYVDVLHHVYREIRQHETGLNLAEMTPSLAIARLAEASFDYHISHPDFMRLICSENLMRGRYISQSATIITLNQSALAVLDSVLQRGKQSGEFDPHVTTVDVHRLISSISFHNVANHYTFKTLFGGNESEEQSLTRNRKLVVDATLRYLRPAS from the coding sequence ATGCCAGCCCCCGCCAAACGCAAGAACGATCCCGAAGGGTTAAAAAAACGTATCCTCGCCAGCGCGCTGGCCACCTTTGCCGAATTTGGCCTGCAGGGGGCACGTATGGAGCAGATCGCCGAAAACGCGCAAACCACCAAGCGCATGGTGGTGTATCACTTCAGCAATAAAGAGCAGCTGTACGTTGATGTCCTGCACCATGTCTACCGGGAAATTCGCCAGCATGAAACCGGGCTTAATCTGGCCGAGATGACGCCCTCGCTGGCGATAGCGCGCCTCGCGGAAGCCAGCTTCGACTACCACATCAGCCACCCGGATTTTATGCGCTTAATCTGCAGCGAAAACCTGATGCGCGGCCGCTATATTAGCCAGTCGGCCACCATCATTACGCTGAACCAGAGCGCGCTGGCGGTACTGGACAGCGTGCTACAGCGCGGCAAGCAGAGCGGCGAGTTTGACCCGCACGTCACCACGGTGGACGTTCACCGCCTGATTAGCAGCATCAGCTTTCACAACGTTGCCAACCACTACACGTTTAAAACCCTGTTCGGCGGTAACGAAAGTGAGGAGCAGAGCCTCACCCGCAACCGCAAGCTGGTGGTTGATGCCACGCTGCGCTACCTGCGTCCCGCCAGCTAA
- a CDS encoding cytochrome c: MLTAGRRELVSQGRWYKMGWKEIAIALPLTLIVIAWGITLVIPPPQTAAVKQSISATPELIQRGAYLARVGDCVACHSQPGKPPFSGGAPIPSPIGGMVPPNITPDKQFGIGTLSYADFDNAVRQGIRKDGTTLYPAMPWPSYRRISHHDMQALYAYFIHGIDAVPCASAKNSIPWPLSLRWPVTWWRWLFAPKTGPVPQNAPEDPVKLGAYYVEGLGHCGACHTPRAATLQEVAYDDSDRHYLSGAQVIDGYAAPSLRAELRSGLGNWQRDELVELLKTGVTDNAATFGPMSDVVSHSTQYMTQPDLQAMADYLRSLSPAIQQPQLFYSTRTFTAFSRGDLSKAGAEVYLKNCSGCHLTNGLGYRKKFPALAVNSAVNSADPAGLISIVLNGATQPASASPGPYYSMPGFAGRLNDRQIADVLSFIRSSWGNQSAAVPETAVSVLRKQLPAAQP; the protein is encoded by the coding sequence ATGTTGACTGCCGGTCGCCGAGAATTAGTCAGTCAGGGCCGCTGGTATAAAATGGGTTGGAAAGAGATCGCGATTGCGCTGCCATTGACGCTGATCGTTATTGCCTGGGGTATCACCCTTGTCATTCCGCCCCCCCAAACTGCTGCAGTAAAGCAGTCCATCAGCGCAACGCCTGAACTGATCCAGCGCGGTGCTTATCTGGCTCGCGTGGGTGACTGTGTAGCCTGCCATAGCCAGCCAGGTAAGCCCCCTTTCAGCGGTGGCGCGCCTATCCCCTCACCGATTGGCGGCATGGTGCCGCCAAATATCACCCCGGATAAACAGTTTGGCATCGGCACCCTGAGCTATGCTGATTTTGACAACGCCGTCAGACAGGGTATTCGCAAGGATGGCACCACACTCTACCCGGCGATGCCCTGGCCTTCTTACCGTCGTATTTCCCACCACGATATGCAGGCGCTCTACGCTTATTTCATCCACGGCATTGACGCTGTGCCTTGCGCCAGCGCGAAAAATAGCATCCCCTGGCCATTATCGTTGCGCTGGCCAGTGACATGGTGGCGCTGGCTGTTTGCGCCAAAAACGGGGCCAGTCCCACAGAATGCGCCAGAAGATCCGGTAAAACTGGGTGCCTATTATGTTGAGGGATTAGGACATTGCGGAGCCTGCCATACACCACGGGCAGCCACCTTACAGGAAGTCGCTTATGACGACAGCGATCGCCATTACCTGTCCGGTGCGCAGGTTATTGACGGCTATGCGGCCCCTTCGTTACGTGCAGAGCTGCGCAGCGGGCTGGGAAACTGGCAGCGGGATGAACTGGTTGAGCTGTTAAAGACCGGCGTTACGGACAACGCGGCAACCTTTGGCCCGATGTCTGATGTGGTGAGCCACTCAACCCAATATATGACTCAGCCGGATCTTCAGGCGATGGCTGACTATCTGCGCTCATTGTCCCCCGCGATTCAACAACCTCAACTTTTCTATAGTACCCGCACTTTTACGGCATTTAGCCGTGGGGATCTGTCAAAAGCGGGTGCGGAAGTCTATTTAAAAAACTGCTCAGGGTGTCATTTAACTAACGGCCTTGGCTACCGTAAAAAATTCCCCGCACTGGCTGTTAATTCTGCGGTTAACTCGGCAGATCCGGCAGGGTTAATCAGCATTGTTCTGAACGGCGCGACTCAGCCTGCAAGCGCATCGCCCGGCCCTTATTATTCGATGCCGGGTTTTGCCGGCAGATTAAACGACCGACAGATTGCCGACGTACTGAGCTTTATTCGTTCATCCTGGGGCAATCAGTCGGCAGCGGTCCCAGAAACGGCCGTATCCGTATTGCGTAAACAACTCCCCGCTGCGCAACCCTGA
- a CDS encoding c-type cytochrome — protein sequence MRVRITRQLNCLLFAALTAATLSAEAHLTDSDMTYPAGTIEQLAKASGCMSCHGPGGISQSPQWPNLAGQKAPYLESQLQAFRAGRRKNGMMENISQNLTAEDMKRLANYFSKLPVNNH from the coding sequence ATGAGAGTCAGAATAACCCGCCAGCTTAACTGCCTGCTGTTTGCCGCCCTTACCGCCGCCACTTTATCCGCAGAAGCCCACCTGACTGACAGTGATATGACTTACCCCGCCGGGACGATTGAACAGCTGGCCAAAGCCAGTGGTTGCATGAGCTGCCATGGACCCGGCGGTATCAGTCAGTCGCCGCAATGGCCAAATCTGGCCGGCCAAAAGGCACCTTATCTGGAGAGTCAACTCCAGGCATTTCGCGCCGGCCGCCGTAAAAACGGAATGATGGAAAACATTAGCCAAAATCTGACTGCGGAAGATATGAAACGGCTGGCGAACTATTTCAGCAAGTTGCCTGTTAATAATCACTGA
- a CDS encoding D-arabinono-1,4-lactone oxidase: MTRESAGYPRRQPQISPQESKLWNWAQNATLADTSSVATPASESELQAMLAKSTGKVRVMGSRMSPGRMLELQQRGDRLIDTSALRGLISSDADSATFAGGTPLHEVYELLSAMGRMLPASPGVIAAQTLAGALATGTHGQGLQQSSIGDEALSIRMVLADGSVQTFDRQHPWFPAVQLGLGSLGVVTAVTLRTCPSEIYTCFKNAVSADTLEQDLLTWNNDYALSKAWWFPGENQVHVWAARSATNEERAQYRENHGDLVKQEETSDAMNQTIDQTLEHMRNDTQIVDDNGKPFRTVTRFKDFSDVTGDVYQVFCRGIATPQINVEIAIPLARTAAVIARIKQWHSDTNPHMHYPVILRCTGASQSWLSPAWQQPSCYFGFVVYYAEDGSLSADGVAFLREVEKLLAEEGGRPHWGKYFDASLYHWDEIYPQMAAFREVREALDPQHKFSNAFSQQLLDQGDSL, from the coding sequence ATGACACGTGAATCCGCTGGTTATCCACGCCGGCAGCCGCAGATATCGCCGCAGGAAAGCAAACTGTGGAACTGGGCGCAAAATGCCACCCTTGCCGACACCAGCAGCGTGGCCACCCCCGCCAGTGAAAGTGAGCTGCAGGCGATGCTGGCCAAATCTACCGGCAAAGTGCGCGTAATGGGCAGCCGTATGTCGCCCGGGCGCATGCTGGAGCTGCAGCAGCGCGGCGACCGCCTGATTGATACCTCCGCCCTGCGCGGGCTGATTAGCAGCGATGCCGACAGCGCCACCTTTGCCGGCGGTACGCCGCTGCATGAGGTCTATGAACTGCTGTCTGCGATGGGCCGTATGCTGCCCGCCTCCCCCGGCGTGATCGCTGCGCAGACCCTGGCCGGTGCGCTGGCTACCGGCACCCACGGCCAGGGGCTACAGCAGAGCTCCATCGGCGATGAAGCGCTGAGTATTCGCATGGTGCTGGCCGACGGCAGCGTGCAGACTTTCGATCGTCAGCACCCGTGGTTCCCGGCGGTGCAGCTGGGTCTGGGCAGCCTGGGCGTGGTCACGGCGGTCACGCTGCGTACCTGCCCCAGTGAGATTTACACCTGTTTTAAAAATGCCGTCAGTGCCGACACGCTGGAACAAGACCTGCTGACGTGGAACAACGACTACGCGCTGAGTAAAGCCTGGTGGTTCCCCGGTGAGAATCAGGTTCATGTCTGGGCCGCCCGCAGCGCCACCAATGAAGAGCGTGCGCAGTACCGTGAGAATCATGGCGACCTGGTGAAGCAGGAAGAGACCAGCGACGCGATGAATCAGACCATTGACCAGACGCTGGAACATATGCGCAACGACACGCAGATCGTTGATGATAACGGCAAACCGTTCCGCACCGTCACGCGCTTCAAGGACTTCTCCGACGTGACCGGCGATGTTTATCAGGTGTTCTGTCGCGGCATCGCCACGCCGCAGATTAACGTGGAGATCGCCATTCCGCTGGCGCGCACGGCGGCTGTGATTGCCCGCATCAAGCAGTGGCACAGCGACACCAATCCCCATATGCACTACCCGGTGATCCTGCGCTGTACCGGCGCCTCGCAGAGCTGGCTCAGCCCCGCCTGGCAGCAGCCCAGCTGCTACTTTGGCTTTGTGGTCTATTACGCGGAAGATGGCTCGCTCTCTGCCGACGGCGTGGCTTTCCTGCGTGAAGTTGAAAAACTGCTGGCGGAAGAAGGCGGCAGGCCGCACTGGGGCAAATACTTCGATGCATCACTGTATCACTGGGATGAGATTTACCCGCAGATGGCCGCATTCCGCGAAGTGCGTGAAGCGCTGGACCCGCAGCACAAATTCAGTAATGCATTCAGCCAGCAGCTGCTGGATCAGGGAGATTCACTATGA